The Apium graveolens cultivar Ventura chromosome 11, ASM990537v1, whole genome shotgun sequence genome has a window encoding:
- the LOC141695776 gene encoding uncharacterized protein LOC141695776, giving the protein MKRLTQGKHRVTGLKIDISKTYDRFEWGFIGNMLQKFGFSETWRDRIMRLVTSVSYNFIHNGSVFGDVVPQRRVRKGDPISPNIYILCVEGLSSIIRRNEDVGFLHGCVIARGAHAISYLLFADDCYFFFRANKGIRWMSWDRLCSVKGDDGLGFKKLRNFNLAMLAKQAWRLINNANSLVTSLMRARYFPNSDFVNAWIGANPSYVWRSIFETQDVVRQGCRHRIGDGQSTKI; this is encoded by the coding sequence ATGAAAAGGCTTACACAAGGAAAGCACAGGGTGACAGGTTTAAAAATCGATATCTCCAAAACCTACGATAGATTTGAATGGGGATTCATCGGGAACATGTTGCAGAAATTTGGTTTTAGTGAAACCTGGAGAGACAGAATTATGAGACTCGTTACATCAGTATCCTATAATTTTATACATAATGGCAGCGTGTTTGGAGATGTTGTCCCACAGAGAAGGGTACGGAAAGGTGATCCGATATCACCTAATATTTATATTCTATGTGTAGAAGGTCTAAGCTCTATTATCCGGAGGAACGAAGATGTGGGGTTTTTGCACGGTTGTGTGATAGCTAGAGGTGCACACGCtatttcttatttattatttGCCGATGACTGTTACTTTTTCTTTAGAGCTAATAAGGGTATCAGGTGGATGTCATGGGACAGGCTTTGTTCTGTGAAAGGAGATGATGGTTTGGGTTTTAAAAAACTGAGGAATTTTAATTTAGCTATGTTGGCAAAGCAGGCTTGGAGACTGATAAATAATGCAAATTCACTGGTTACTAGTTTAATGCGTGCAAGGTATTTCCCGAATTCAGATTTTGTTAATGCTTGGATTGGTGCTAATCCGAGCTATGTGTGGAGGAGTATCTTTGAGACTCAAGATGTGGTTAGGCAGGGATGTCGTCACCGTATAGGGGATGGGCAGAGCACTAAGATATAA
- the LOC141695178 gene encoding acyl transferase 4 — MEFSVIRCSGGLVVPSEQTPKEVLDLSVIDKLHVLRCNARTLHVFKHGLNAAHIIREALSKALVPYYPLAGRLKDDESSQGQLQISCTGEGVWFVEATASCELVGVAYFDDVMCIPYDKLLPNSPPEEHKSDPLILMQVTQFKCGGYVMGLIFCHSICDGLGAAQFLNAVGEMARGLQHLSVPPIWSRDFASPPASQSTQVTISTPNLPPGPPPMPNYQLEHANIDITLDHINQLKQNYNQSTGQTCSAFEIVAATTWLHRTLAINLQEDTEMKLVFFANCRDLSTPPLPKGFYGNCFYPVTITASSEMLEKESIFNVVKLIQQAKSQLPNEFGKWIKGELRDENGPVDPFAPPLVYTTLFISEWGKLGFNQVDYGHGLPVNVVPIQGSSIIPVGIIGSVSGPKKGIRLMTWCVEKAHLEPFIQHMTSPI, encoded by the exons ATGGAATTCTCTGTAATTAGATGCAGTGGAGGCCTAGTTGTGCCTTCTGAGCAAACACCAAAAGAAGTTCTTGATCTGTCTGTGATCGATAAGTTGCATGTGCTTAGATGTAATGCTCGAACGTTGCATGTGTTTAAGCATGGACTTAATGCAGCACACATAATTCGTGAAGCATTGTCAAAAGCCTTGGTTCCTTACTATCCTCTTGCAGGGCGACTTAAAGATGATGAGTCGAGCCAAGGCCAGCTCCAGATTTCATGCACTGGTGAAGGTGTCTGGTTTGTGGAAGCAACAGCAAGTTGTGAACTTGTTGGTGTTGCTTATTTTGATGATGTTATGTGTATTCCCTATGATAAGCTTCTTCCAAATTCTCCTCCGGAAGAACACAAATCAGATCCCCTCATTTTAATGCAG GTTACACAATTCAAATGTGGTGGATATGTGATGGGCCTTATATTCTGCCATAGCATTTGTGATGGACTCGGAGCAGCTCAGTTCCTAAACGCCGTCGGAGAGATGGCTCGAGGCCTACAGCATCTCAGTGTTCCACCGATCTGGTCCAGGGACTTTGCTTCACCACCAGCAAGCCAATCAACCCAAGTCACTATTTCAACGCCAAACTTACCACCAGGTCCACCACCTATGCCAAATTACCAACTAGAGCATGCCAATATAGACATAACTTTGGATCACATCAACCAGCTAAAGCAAAACTATAACCAGTCCACAGGCCAGACCTGTTCGGCCTTTGAGATCGTAGCTGCAACGACATGGCTGCATAGAACACTGGCCATAAACCTGCAAGAAGATACAGAAATGAAGCTTGTGTTTTTCGCAAATTGTCGCGATTTATCAACTCCACCGTTGCCTAAAGGTTTCTATGGGAACTGTTTTTATCCAGTAACCATCACAGCCTCAAGTGAAATGCTGGAAAAAGAATCAATTTTCAATGTGGTGAAACTAATCCAACAGGCTAAGAGTCAACTGCCCAATGAGTTTGGCAAATGGATCAAGGGTGAGCTTAGGGATGAAAATGGGCCTGTGGATCCATTTGCACCACCTCTTGTGTACACCACATTGTTCATATCAGAGTGGGGAAAACTAGGTTTTAACCAGGTTGATTATGGACATGGGCTGCCAGTCAATGTAGTTCCAATTCAGGGCTCTAGTATTATTCCAGTGGGAATAATTGGCTCTGTTTCTGGACCCAAGAAAGGCATCCGTTTGATGACTTGGTGTGTCGAAAAAGCCCATCTTGAGCCCTTTATCCAACACATGACAAGCCCAATATAA